The following DNA comes from Chitinophaga nivalis.
AATGTAAATCCCTTTTCCCTGGTCTCCGGGAGATGAAATAATGCCAGTAAAGCTTTATCGTCCTGTGAAACGGCCATAGGTTAAATGGTTCTTGACAGGTTTTTATGGAAATGAAATTAGGTAAAAACCCCCTGTTATGACTGCTTGTTTGGGAGAAGGTTTAATGGGGAGACAGATAGGGAGTGGGAGAGCAACATGGAAGCGAACGGACCGGCCGTTACGGGGCAGATGGTTTCGCTTCCATGGCTTTATGGGTAAAGTGATGATCAGGCTTTCTTTTTGCGCTGAATGGCTTTCTCTGCTGCTGCTACGATATGATCTGTATCAAGACCGTATTTTTTCAGCAGTTCTTTGGGTGTACCACTTTCACCGAAGGTATCATTGGTACCTACATATTCAATAGGCACGGGTACGTGACGGGCTGCTACCTGTGCGATGCTGTCGCCCAGGCCACCCAGTACGTTATGTTCTTCAGCAGTCACAGCACAACCGGTTTTGGTCAGGGAAGCAATTACTGCTGCTTCGTCCAGTGGTTTAATGGTGTGTATGTTGATGATTTCAACGCTGTAGCCTCTTTCTTCCAGTACTTTACCGGCTTCAATGGCAATCCACACGAGGTGACCACAGGCAAACAGGGTGATGTCAGTACCTTCATGAAGGATCTGTGCTTTACCCAGTTCGAATTTTTGGTCTTCCGGTGTGAAATTAGGCCATTTCGGACGGCCGAAGCGGAGGTATACCGGGCCTTCATGGTCTGCAATAGCAATGGTGGCAGCTTTGGTCTGGTTAAAGTCGCAAGGAACTACCACTGCCATGCCAGGCAGCATTTTCATCATACCGATATCTTCCAGTATCTGGTGAGTAGCGCCATCTTCACCCAGGGTCAGACCTGCGTGGGAAGCGCATATTTTCACATTCTTATTGGAGTAGGCAATAGACTGACGGATCTGGTCATATACCCTTCCGGTAGAAAAGTTGGCGAAAGTAGTGGTGTACGGAATTTTACCGCCGATGGTTAAACCGGCTGCAACCCCCATCATATTAGCTTCAGCAATACCTACCTGTACAAAACGGTCCGGAAACTCTTTAATAAAAGCCTGCAGTTTCATAGAACCCAGCAAATCTGCTGTGAGTGCTACTACATTAGGATTTCTACGGCCAGCTTCCAATATGCCCTCTCCAAACCCTGCACGGGTTTCTTTTTCATTGAGTGGTTGAATATCTTTTACCATAGTGGTTAATTTAAAATTGAAGCGTAAAAGTAACTATTTAAAGTGACGATTCTAGTTGCTCAGTACCTTATTACGAAGGCTCACCTCCCACTGCCACGCCGTGCGCATACAATCTTCAATACCGATTTGAGGCTCCCATCCCAGTTTTTCTTTGGCGCGGGTGTTATTGGCATAAATAGCAATCACGTCACCGTCGCGGCGTGGCCCTAAGGTATAGTTTACTTTTACACCGGATATTTTTTCAAATGCCTTAATCGCTTCCAGCACGGTTACGCCGTTACCGGTGCCCAGATTGAATACTTCGCAGTTCTGGTCATTGCGGTTTTCTATCAGGTATTGTAAAGCTTTGGTATGTGCATTGGCGATATC
Coding sequences within:
- a CDS encoding transketolase family protein; this encodes MVKDIQPLNEKETRAGFGEGILEAGRRNPNVVALTADLLGSMKLQAFIKEFPDRFVQVGIAEANMMGVAAGLTIGGKIPYTTTFANFSTGRVYDQIRQSIAYSNKNVKICASHAGLTLGEDGATHQILEDIGMMKMLPGMAVVVPCDFNQTKAATIAIADHEGPVYLRFGRPKWPNFTPEDQKFELGKAQILHEGTDITLFACGHLVWIAIEAGKVLEERGYSVEIINIHTIKPLDEAAVIASLTKTGCAVTAEEHNVLGGLGDSIAQVAARHVPVPIEYVGTNDTFGESGTPKELLKKYGLDTDHIVAAAEKAIQRKKKA